In one window of Photorhabdus laumondii subsp. laumondii DNA:
- the fmt gene encoding methionyl-tRNA formyltransferase: MSDSLRIVFAGTPDFAARHLEALLMSQHEVVGVLTRPDKPAGRGKKLTPSPVKVLAEERNITVFQPATLRSEENQQWVLKQQPDVLIVVAYGLILPKVVLNIPELGCLNVHGSLLPRWRGAAPIQRSLWAGDTETGVTIMQMDIGLDTGDMLYKARCPITPEDTSASLYEKLANIGPDALLKTLSLITSGKSQPETQNENLVTYAEKLSKEEARINWELSATHLERCIRAFNPWPMSFFEMEGQPIKVWKAEAIEEQTSVEPGTVLKADKEGIYIATADGILNITQLQPAGKKAMSAANLLNSKREWFTPGNKIN; the protein is encoded by the coding sequence GTGTCTGATTCTTTACGTATTGTTTTTGCCGGAACACCTGATTTTGCAGCACGCCATCTAGAGGCTTTGTTAATGTCTCAGCATGAGGTGGTTGGCGTTCTAACTCGACCAGATAAACCGGCAGGAAGAGGTAAAAAACTAACACCCAGTCCTGTAAAAGTACTGGCAGAGGAACGTAATATCACCGTTTTTCAGCCAGCTACTTTACGCTCAGAAGAAAACCAACAATGGGTTCTAAAACAACAACCTGATGTTCTCATCGTTGTTGCCTATGGATTGATCCTTCCCAAAGTTGTTTTAAATATTCCAGAATTAGGTTGCCTAAACGTACATGGTTCCCTACTACCACGTTGGCGAGGTGCAGCACCCATTCAACGCTCACTTTGGGCTGGTGATACAGAAACTGGCGTAACAATAATGCAAATGGATATAGGTCTTGATACTGGCGACATGCTATATAAAGCAAGATGCCCTATTACACCTGAGGATACCAGTGCCAGTTTATACGAAAAACTGGCCAATATTGGGCCAGATGCGTTACTCAAAACATTATCATTAATAACATCAGGTAAAAGTCAACCTGAAACTCAAAACGAAAATTTAGTTACCTACGCTGAAAAACTAAGCAAAGAAGAAGCCCGCATAAATTGGGAACTATCTGCAACCCACCTTGAACGTTGTATTCGCGCATTTAATCCCTGGCCCATGAGCTTTTTCGAAATGGAAGGACAACCTATTAAAGTTTGGAAAGCAGAAGCCATTGAAGAACAAACTTCGGTAGAGCCAGGAACTGTACTAAAAGCAGACAAAGAAGGTATTTATATTGCTACCGCTGATGGAATTCTGAACATTACACAGTTACAACCTGCCGGTAAAAAAGCAATGTCAGCAGCAAATCTACTTAATTCTAAACGTGAATGGTTTACTCCAGGTAATAAAATCAACTGA
- the zntR gene encoding Zn(2+)-responsive transcriptional regulator: MYRIGQLAKLANVTPDTVRFYEKQGMMEHQNRTEGGYRLYTEQDLQRLRFIRYAKQLGFTLEAITELLSIRVDPAHHTCEESKQIVDSRLMEVEEKLLEMRKMRDSLKMLSDACCGSSHISIYCSILETLEQGALNKK, from the coding sequence ATGTATCGTATTGGTCAACTGGCTAAATTAGCGAATGTAACTCCTGATACTGTGCGTTTCTATGAAAAACAAGGAATGATGGAACATCAGAACCGTACTGAAGGAGGGTATAGACTTTATACAGAGCAAGATCTACAGCGCCTTCGGTTTATACGCTATGCTAAGCAATTAGGGTTTACATTGGAAGCTATTACAGAATTATTGTCTATTCGTGTAGATCCAGCCCATCATACTTGTGAAGAGTCAAAGCAAATTGTAGATTCTAGGTTAATGGAAGTGGAGGAAAAACTTCTTGAAATGCGAAAAATGCGTGATTCACTTAAGATGCTAAGTGATGCTTGTTGTGGCAGTTCTCATATAAGTATTTACTGTTCTATTCTTGAAACTTTAGAACAAGGTGCTTTGAATAAGAAATAA
- the rsmB gene encoding 16S rRNA (cytosine(967)-C(5))-methyltransferase RsmB: MKNTYNLRSITAKAINQVLDQGQSLSTVLPKLQQNITDKDKPLLQELSFGVLRVLPQLEWIIGQLMVKPLKGKQRILHYLLMVGIYQLAYTRIPAHAALAETVNGAVTLKHSQLKGLINGVLRQFQRQQLQLMECTQNNSSHHLHPEWLLTRIQKAYPQQWQQLINANNKKPPMWLRVNRIYHSRDEYLTLLRKSGIDAEPAPKSPSAIRIISPCPVTILPGFDKGWVTVQDLSAQECVELLKPINGEKILDLCAAPGGKTTYILEIAPESQVVAVDIDEQRIKRVKENLKRLNCHATVKTGDGRHPEHWAENQQFDRILLDAPCSATGVIRRHPDIKWLRREEDIAQLVQLQSEILDAIWPYLKKSGTLVYATCSILPDENCQQISSFLKRHSDAKLAGTETNDCLGKQIIPELNGGDGFFYARLTKR; encoded by the coding sequence ATGAAAAACACATATAATCTGCGAAGTATCACCGCAAAAGCAATCAATCAAGTTCTGGATCAAGGACAGTCTCTCAGTACAGTCTTACCCAAACTGCAACAAAATATAACTGATAAAGACAAACCCTTGTTACAGGAATTATCTTTCGGAGTGTTACGCGTATTACCACAGCTAGAGTGGATAATAGGTCAACTAATGGTAAAACCATTAAAAGGTAAACAACGTATTCTTCATTACCTGCTTATGGTTGGGATATACCAACTTGCCTATACTCGTATTCCAGCCCATGCCGCACTTGCTGAAACAGTAAACGGAGCCGTAACTCTGAAGCATTCTCAATTAAAAGGGTTAATTAATGGCGTTCTTCGCCAATTTCAGAGACAACAGCTACAGTTAATGGAATGTACGCAAAATAATTCCAGCCACCACTTACACCCAGAATGGCTATTAACTCGAATCCAAAAAGCCTATCCACAACAATGGCAACAACTTATTAATGCTAATAATAAAAAACCCCCTATGTGGTTACGAGTTAATCGTATATACCATAGTCGGGATGAATATCTCACTCTTCTTCGTAAATCAGGAATTGATGCGGAACCAGCGCCCAAATCACCTTCTGCTATCCGCATAATTTCCCCTTGCCCTGTAACAATATTACCTGGATTTGACAAAGGTTGGGTCACTGTCCAAGATTTATCCGCACAAGAGTGTGTCGAGTTACTAAAACCCATAAATGGAGAGAAAATTCTCGATCTTTGTGCAGCACCAGGAGGGAAAACAACATATATCCTCGAAATAGCACCAGAATCTCAAGTAGTAGCGGTAGATATTGATGAGCAAAGAATCAAACGAGTAAAAGAAAATCTCAAACGCCTTAACTGCCACGCTACAGTAAAAACCGGTGATGGACGCCACCCTGAACATTGGGCAGAGAACCAGCAATTCGACCGCATTCTTTTGGATGCACCGTGTTCAGCAACAGGAGTAATCCGTCGCCATCCTGATATCAAGTGGTTACGCCGCGAGGAAGATATTGCTCAATTAGTTCAATTACAATCTGAAATTCTTGATGCAATTTGGCCATACTTAAAGAAAAGCGGAACGTTAGTATATGCAACCTGTTCTATTCTACCAGATGAAAATTGTCAGCAAATCAGCTCGTTTTTAAAACGCCACTCAGATGCAAAACTCGCGGGAACAGAGACAAATGATTGTCTAGGAAAACAAATAATACCTGAGTTAAATGGTGGTGATGGTTTCTTTTACGCTCGATTAACTAAACGGTAA
- a CDS encoding DUF1488 domain-containing protein, with protein sequence MNQSIQFPDREEWSEQEQIVIFPALVNGLLVQCVISAKELLYRYGAEDHHPLSLFRQNRWDIEEEFELVINNEDDDHLGRYILPSCK encoded by the coding sequence GTGAATCAATCTATCCAATTTCCTGATAGAGAAGAGTGGAGCGAGCAAGAGCAGATAGTCATTTTTCCCGCACTGGTAAATGGATTATTGGTTCAATGTGTTATAAGTGCCAAGGAGCTTTTATACCGTTATGGGGCGGAAGATCATCATCCACTAAGTCTTTTTCGACAAAATCGTTGGGATATAGAAGAAGAATTCGAATTAGTAATTAATAACGAGGATGATGATCATTTGGGACGTTACATATTACCTTCCTGCAAATAG
- a CDS encoding alternative ribosome-rescue factor A produces the protein MITYHHKKGVIKDNALEALLRDPLFKQRVEKNKKGKGSYQRKEKHSKASSWETSGKGSLDSLLLVF, from the coding sequence ATGATTACATATCACCATAAGAAAGGTGTAATAAAGGATAATGCTCTAGAAGCTCTATTACGTGATCCGCTATTTAAACAACGAGTTGAAAAAAATAAAAAAGGAAAAGGAAGTTACCAGAGGAAAGAAAAACATAGCAAAGCAAGTAGCTGGGAGACCAGTGGTAAGGGGTCATTAGATTCTTTACTACTGGTCTTTTAG
- a CDS encoding gamma carbonic anhydrase family protein, translating into MSETLRSYLDIQPKVGQNVMLDSSSVIIGDVRLADDVSIWPLVVIRGDVNYVSIGARTNIQDGSILHVTHKTTDNPDGFPLIVGDDVTIGHKVILHGCTIGNQVLIGMGSILLDGSVIEDNVIIGAGSLVAPGKILESGYLYIGSPARQARKLKPEELKGLCYSASHYVSLKNNYLQEGNM; encoded by the coding sequence ATGTCCGAAACGTTACGCAGTTACCTTGATATTCAGCCCAAAGTTGGTCAGAACGTTATGCTAGATTCATCTAGTGTAATCATTGGTGATGTTAGACTTGCTGATGATGTCAGTATATGGCCTTTAGTTGTCATCCGTGGGGACGTTAATTATGTATCTATTGGTGCACGTACTAACATTCAAGATGGCTCTATATTACATGTGACACACAAAACAACAGACAATCCTGATGGTTTTCCCTTGATTGTGGGGGATGATGTCACTATTGGGCATAAAGTTATACTTCATGGCTGCACTATCGGTAATCAAGTACTTATCGGTATGGGCTCCATCCTACTTGATGGTTCAGTGATTGAAGATAACGTTATTATTGGTGCAGGCAGCCTAGTAGCCCCAGGTAAGATATTAGAAAGTGGGTACCTTTATATTGGTAGTCCTGCCCGCCAGGCCAGAAAACTAAAACCTGAAGAATTAAAAGGGCTATGTTATTCGGCAAGCCATTACGTTAGCTTGAAAAATAACTATTTGCAGGAAGGTAATATGTAA
- the rplQ gene encoding 50S ribosomal protein L17: MRHRKSGRQLNRNSSHRQAMFRNMAGSLVRHEIIKTTLPKAKELRRVVEPLITLAKIDSVANRRLAFARTRDNEIVAKLFNELGPRFASRAGGYTRILKCGFRAGDNAPMAYIELVDRATEPQTEVATAE; encoded by the coding sequence ATGCGCCATCGTAAGAGTGGTCGTCAATTGAACCGCAACAGCAGCCATCGCCAAGCTATGTTCCGTAATATGGCAGGTTCTTTGGTCCGTCATGAAATCATCAAGACGACTCTGCCTAAAGCGAAAGAACTGCGTCGCGTCGTTGAGCCGCTGATTACTCTTGCCAAGATCGACAGCGTAGCTAATCGTCGTCTGGCATTCGCCCGTACTCGTGACAACGAAATCGTGGCAAAACTGTTTAATGAGCTGGGCCCGCGTTTTGCGAGCCGCGCAGGTGGCTACACTCGTATTCTTAAGTGTGGCTTCCGTGCTGGTGACAATGCTCCGATGGCATACATCGAGCTTGTTGACCGTGCTACTGAGCCTCAAACAGAAGTTGCGACTGCGGAGTAA
- the trkA gene encoding Trk system potassium transporter TrkA yields the protein MKIIILGAGQVGGTLAENLVGENNDITIVDTDPNRLHQLQDKFDLRVVNGHGSYPRVLREAGAEDADMLVAVTNSDETNMIACQIAYSLFNTPNKVARIRAAEYIREADKLFLPNDIPIDYLISPEQLVIDYIYKLIQYPGALQVVNFAEGRVSIVAVKAYYGGSLVGNALSSLREHMPHINTRVAAIFRQDRPIRPQGSTIIEAGDEVFFVAASQHIRAVMSELQRLEKPYKRIMIVGGGNVGAGLALRLEKDYRVKLIERNQQRAIELAELLHDTIVFYGDASDQELLAEEHIEQVDVFIALTNDDEANIMSAMLAKRMGAKKAIVLIQRSAYVDLVQGGVIDIAISPQQATISALLGHVRKADIVSVSSLRRGVAEAIEAIAHGDENTSKVVGRTVGDIKLPPGTTISAIARGNEVLIASDYSVIEQGDHVIMFITDKKFVPEVEKLFQPSPFFL from the coding sequence ATGAAAATAATTATTCTTGGTGCAGGTCAAGTTGGCGGTACATTAGCTGAAAATCTGGTAGGTGAAAATAACGATATCACCATAGTCGATACTGATCCCAACCGTCTACACCAACTACAGGATAAATTCGATCTCAGAGTAGTCAATGGTCATGGTTCTTACCCCAGAGTATTAAGAGAAGCTGGTGCTGAAGATGCTGATATGTTAGTTGCTGTAACTAATTCTGACGAAACTAACATGATCGCATGTCAAATTGCTTATTCCTTATTTAACACCCCAAATAAAGTTGCGCGAATACGCGCAGCAGAATATATTCGTGAAGCAGATAAACTTTTTCTGCCCAATGATATTCCTATTGATTATCTTATTTCACCAGAACAACTTGTTATAGATTATATTTATAAACTAATTCAATATCCTGGCGCCTTACAAGTCGTTAACTTTGCCGAAGGCCGAGTAAGTATTGTTGCAGTAAAAGCTTATTATGGAGGCTCACTTGTAGGGAATGCACTTTCCTCACTTCGTGAACACATGCCGCATATTAATACCAGAGTTGCAGCAATATTCCGTCAGGATCGACCAATAAGACCTCAAGGTTCTACAATTATTGAAGCCGGTGACGAAGTTTTCTTTGTAGCTGCATCACAACATATTCGTGCTGTAATGAGTGAGCTTCAACGTTTAGAAAAACCCTACAAACGTATTATGATTGTAGGTGGCGGTAATGTGGGAGCAGGCCTCGCACTACGTCTAGAAAAAGATTACAGGGTTAAATTAATTGAACGAAATCAGCAAAGAGCTATAGAACTAGCCGAATTATTACATGACACCATTGTTTTCTATGGGGATGCCTCCGATCAAGAGTTATTAGCTGAAGAACATATAGAACAAGTTGATGTATTTATTGCTCTAACCAACGATGACGAGGCAAATATCATGTCTGCAATGCTTGCCAAACGCATGGGTGCCAAAAAAGCCATAGTTCTCATTCAACGTAGTGCATATGTCGATTTAGTACAAGGTGGTGTCATTGATATTGCAATCTCTCCACAACAAGCGACGATTTCCGCTCTGTTAGGTCATGTTCGCAAAGCAGATATTGTAAGCGTTTCCTCATTACGTCGTGGAGTGGCCGAAGCTATCGAAGCGATTGCTCATGGGGATGAAAATACGTCAAAGGTTGTTGGTCGAACTGTAGGTGATATTAAATTACCACCAGGCACTACAATTAGTGCAATAGCTCGCGGTAACGAAGTCCTTATTGCTAGTGATTACAGTGTTATCGAACAAGGAGATCATGTAATTATGTTTATTACAGATAAGAAATTTGTCCCCGAAGTAGAGAAACTATTCCAGCCAAGCCCTTTTTTCCTTTAA
- a CDS encoding DNA-directed RNA polymerase subunit alpha — MQGSVTEFLKPRLVDIEQVSSTHAKVTLEPLERGFGHTLGNALRRILLSSMPGCAVTEVEIDGVLHEYSTKEGVQEDILEILLNLKGLAVRVQGKDEVILTLNKSGIGPVTAADIIHDGDVEIVKPQHVICHLTDETASISMRIKVQRGRGYVPASARIHSEEDERPIGRLLVDACYSPVERIAYNVEAARVEQRTDLDKLVIEMETNGTIDPEEAIRRAATILAEQLEAFVDLRDVRQPEVKEEKPEFDPILLRPVDDLELTVRSANCLKAEAIHYIGDLVQRTEVELLKTPNLGKKSLTEIKDVLASRGLSLGMRLENWPPASIADE, encoded by the coding sequence ATGCAGGGTTCTGTGACAGAGTTTCTAAAACCGCGCCTGGTTGATATCGAGCAAGTCAGTTCGACGCACGCCAAGGTGACCCTTGAGCCATTAGAGCGTGGCTTTGGCCATACTCTTGGTAACGCACTGCGCCGTATTCTGCTTTCGTCTATGCCGGGTTGTGCGGTGACTGAGGTTGAGATTGATGGTGTACTGCATGAGTACAGCACCAAAGAAGGTGTACAGGAAGATATCCTGGAGATTCTCCTCAACCTGAAAGGGCTGGCGGTAAGAGTTCAGGGAAAAGATGAAGTTATTCTTACCTTGAATAAGTCTGGCATTGGCCCTGTGACTGCAGCCGACATTATCCACGACGGAGATGTCGAAATCGTCAAGCCGCAACATGTAATCTGCCACCTGACTGACGAAACTGCTTCTATAAGCATGCGCATTAAAGTTCAGCGTGGTCGAGGTTATGTGCCGGCTTCTGCCCGGATTCATTCGGAAGAAGATGAGCGCCCTATTGGTCGTTTGTTAGTAGACGCTTGTTATAGCCCAGTAGAGCGTATTGCCTACAATGTTGAAGCAGCGCGTGTAGAACAACGTACCGATTTGGACAAGTTGGTTATCGAGATGGAAACTAACGGTACAATCGATCCTGAAGAGGCGATTCGCCGTGCAGCTACTATTTTGGCTGAACAGCTGGAAGCTTTTGTTGATTTACGTGATGTACGTCAGCCAGAAGTAAAAGAGGAGAAGCCAGAGTTTGATCCGATCCTGCTGCGCCCTGTTGACGATCTGGAATTGACTGTCCGCTCTGCTAACTGTCTTAAGGCAGAAGCTATCCACTACATCGGTGATTTGGTACAGCGTACCGAGGTTGAGTTGCTTAAGACACCTAACCTGGGTAAAAAATCTCTTACAGAGATCAAAGACGTACTGGCTTCACGTGGCTTATCTCTGGGCATGCGCTTAGAAAACTGGCCACCAGCAAGTATTGCTGATGAATAA
- a CDS encoding topoisomerase DNA-binding C4 zinc finger domain-containing protein yields MAKMVPFSTNETEYCPECGSALVMRNGIHGPFLGCSGYPSCQYIRPLKGQRDGHVVKELEGQLCPACGVNLILCQGRYGMFIGCSRYPECEHTELIDKPDETLIACPQCKQGQLLQRKSRFGKIFHACNRYPNCQFVLNNKPIAGKCEFCSYSLLVEKRTSQGVKLFCASKLCGKRQIN; encoded by the coding sequence ATGGCAAAAATGGTTCCTTTCTCCACCAATGAAACTGAATATTGCCCTGAATGTGGTTCTGCGTTGGTTATGCGTAATGGTATCCATGGCCCATTTCTTGGATGTTCTGGTTATCCATCATGTCAATATATTCGTCCATTAAAAGGGCAACGTGATGGGCATGTGGTAAAAGAACTTGAAGGGCAGCTATGTCCCGCGTGTGGAGTCAATTTGATTTTGTGCCAAGGACGTTATGGCATGTTCATTGGCTGTAGTCGTTATCCTGAATGCGAACATACAGAACTAATTGATAAACCGGATGAGACGTTAATAGCCTGTCCGCAATGTAAACAAGGACAACTACTCCAAAGGAAATCACGTTTCGGAAAAATTTTCCATGCGTGTAACCGTTACCCTAATTGCCAGTTTGTATTAAATAATAAGCCAATTGCGGGTAAATGTGAGTTTTGTTCTTATTCGTTGCTAGTGGAAAAACGTACATCACAAGGTGTAAAGTTATTTTGTGCTAGTAAGTTGTGTGGAAAACGGCAAATAAATTAA
- the aroE gene encoding shikimate dehydrogenase — protein MDQFAVFGNPVAHSKSPRIHQLFARQTGIEHRYGKILVPISKFQEALDTFLKQGGIGVNITVPFKEQAFIRANELTERARLSGAVNTLKLLNNNQLLGDNTDGIGLLTDLMRLEFITQGQHILIIGAGGAARGVLFPLLEFGCKITITNRTFSRAIQVANNFSAIGSIRPAEMKVLNSPEFDLIINATASGINGEIPTISPFIFNENCVCYDMFYQANLTPFISFARKHGVSRYADGLGMLVGQAAHSFKLWHGVLPEISPVLLTLEQELRS, from the coding sequence ATGGATCAATTTGCTGTCTTTGGTAATCCTGTTGCGCATAGTAAATCTCCGCGTATCCATCAGTTATTTGCTAGACAGACAGGTATTGAGCATCGTTATGGGAAAATTCTGGTGCCGATAAGTAAATTTCAAGAGGCATTGGATACATTTCTTAAACAGGGAGGTATAGGAGTCAATATTACTGTGCCATTTAAAGAGCAGGCATTTATTCGAGCAAATGAGTTGACTGAACGGGCAAGACTCAGCGGTGCAGTTAATACTTTGAAATTACTTAATAATAATCAATTGCTTGGTGATAACACGGATGGTATAGGGTTATTAACAGACTTGATGCGACTTGAGTTTATTACTCAAGGGCAGCATATTTTAATCATTGGAGCTGGTGGAGCTGCCAGAGGTGTTTTATTTCCATTATTAGAATTTGGTTGTAAAATTACAATTACAAACCGCACGTTTAGTCGCGCTATACAGGTTGCTAATAATTTTTCGGCAATAGGCAGTATTCGGCCTGCTGAGATGAAAGTACTTAATAGTCCTGAGTTTGATCTCATTATCAATGCGACTGCATCTGGTATTAATGGTGAGATTCCTACTATATCTCCATTCATATTTAATGAGAATTGTGTCTGTTATGATATGTTTTACCAGGCTAATTTGACGCCCTTTATTTCCTTTGCTAGGAAGCATGGTGTTTCTCGTTATGCGGATGGGCTGGGGATGTTAGTGGGGCAAGCTGCTCATTCATTTAAATTATGGCATGGTGTATTGCCTGAAATTTCACCTGTGTTACTAACATTGGAACAGGAGTTACGTTCGTGA
- the tsaC gene encoding L-threonylcarbamoyladenylate synthase type 1 TsaC: MSNEASPAFESVLTALKAEKVIAYPTEAVFGLGCDPDSEKAVNELLILKKRPWQKGLILIADNYEQLQPYLDDKLLTEEQKKAMFACWPGPVTWVIPAKFSAPKWLTGQFATLAVRVSDHPLVKQLCTFYGKPLVSTSANLNGLEPCRTAEEVRQQFGDKLPILNGDVGGRKNPSEIRDALTGELYRQG; encoded by the coding sequence ATGAGCAATGAAGCATCACCTGCATTTGAGAGTGTATTAACAGCATTAAAAGCAGAAAAAGTGATTGCCTATCCGACTGAAGCTGTTTTTGGACTTGGATGTGATCCTGATAGTGAAAAAGCAGTAAATGAACTGCTTATATTAAAGAAACGTCCTTGGCAGAAAGGGTTGATTCTTATCGCAGATAATTATGAACAATTACAACCGTATCTTGATGATAAACTTCTAACAGAAGAACAAAAAAAAGCTATGTTTGCTTGTTGGCCAGGGCCTGTAACCTGGGTGATTCCTGCCAAATTTAGTGCACCTAAGTGGTTGACAGGGCAATTCGCTACCTTGGCTGTCAGAGTTAGTGATCATCCTTTGGTGAAACAGTTATGTACTTTTTATGGGAAACCGTTGGTGTCGACCAGTGCAAATTTGAATGGCCTTGAACCATGCAGAACAGCAGAAGAAGTTAGACAACAGTTTGGAGATAAGCTTCCTATATTAAACGGAGATGTTGGAGGTCGGAAAAACCCTTCAGAAATTCGGGATGCTTTAACTGGTGAGCTTTATCGTCAAGGGTAA
- the def gene encoding peptide deformylase, producing MSVLQVLHYPDERLRTIATPVETVDAEIRRIIDDMFETMYAEEGIGLAATQVDIHQRIVVIDVSETRNERLVLINPELLEKSGETGIEEGCLSIPEQRALVPRAEKVKIKALDYNGRPFELQADDLLAICIQHEMDHLIGKLFVDYLSPLKRQRIRQKVEKLDKQKARTK from the coding sequence ATGTCAGTATTACAAGTATTACATTACCCAGACGAGCGGCTTCGCACTATTGCAACGCCTGTTGAAACAGTTGATGCAGAGATTCGACGTATCATTGATGATATGTTTGAAACTATGTATGCAGAAGAAGGTATCGGTTTGGCAGCAACACAAGTTGATATTCATCAGCGTATTGTTGTTATTGACGTATCAGAAACACGTAATGAGCGTCTCGTTCTGATCAACCCAGAATTACTGGAAAAAAGTGGTGAAACTGGGATCGAAGAGGGCTGTTTGTCTATTCCTGAACAACGAGCACTGGTGCCACGAGCCGAAAAAGTCAAAATCAAAGCCCTAGATTACAATGGTCGACCATTTGAATTACAAGCTGATGACTTACTTGCAATTTGTATTCAGCATGAGATGGACCACTTAATTGGTAAACTTTTTGTGGATTACTTATCTCCACTGAAACGCCAACGTATACGCCAGAAAGTAGAAAAACTGGATAAACAAAAAGCCCGAACCAAGTAA
- the dprA gene encoding DNA-protecting protein DprA, with product MEAMEVWLRMKMISHLATERAANVAEKLLYSGSRYLTVLKDSGLSPEQCLQFTKVNKTLLASCLKWLEQPEHHLLTYSHPSYPPLLKQIHTPPLVLFVAGKPDILLKKQVAMVGSRTASYYGERWGRIFASELVGYELVIASGLAIGIDGICHRAALDSGGKTVAVLGSGLGQIYPHRHGLLAKQIEENGALVSEFFPDTPPRAKNFPRRNRIISGLSSAVIVVEAGQNSGSLITARCALEQGRDVFALPGLLGNSVSEGNHWLIKQGAYLATNAMDIVEHVYSSLQWLNMERTEEEVKPQFEQTELPFTDVLVNVGAEVTPVDIIAQRSSLPITEVMTKLLELELLGKVTVVAGGYVRVN from the coding sequence ATGGAAGCTATGGAAGTATGGTTGCGAATGAAGATGATTTCTCATTTGGCAACAGAGAGAGCAGCAAATGTTGCAGAAAAATTGTTATATTCCGGGAGTCGTTATCTCACTGTGTTGAAAGATAGTGGATTATCGCCAGAACAATGTCTGCAATTTACTAAAGTAAATAAAACCTTACTAGCTTCATGCCTTAAGTGGCTGGAACAGCCAGAGCACCATTTATTGACATATTCTCACCCTTCGTATCCACCTCTATTAAAGCAGATACATACCCCTCCGCTTGTGCTTTTTGTGGCAGGAAAACCAGATATTCTTTTAAAGAAGCAGGTGGCGATGGTAGGGAGCAGGACAGCAAGTTATTATGGTGAGAGATGGGGAAGAATTTTTGCAAGTGAACTGGTTGGATATGAGTTAGTTATTGCTAGTGGTTTAGCTATCGGTATTGATGGTATTTGTCACCGAGCTGCATTGGATAGTGGAGGTAAAACAGTAGCTGTATTAGGTAGTGGGCTTGGACAGATTTATCCTCATAGACACGGATTATTAGCAAAGCAAATTGAGGAGAATGGTGCTCTTGTTTCTGAATTTTTTCCGGATACTCCGCCACGCGCAAAAAATTTTCCTAGAAGAAATAGAATTATCAGTGGATTAAGCTCAGCAGTGATTGTTGTAGAGGCAGGTCAAAATAGTGGTTCGTTAATTACTGCTCGTTGTGCCCTTGAACAAGGAAGGGATGTATTTGCATTACCAGGGCTTTTGGGAAATTCAGTGAGCGAAGGCAATCACTGGTTAATAAAACAAGGTGCATACTTAGCTACAAATGCAATGGATATTGTGGAACATGTTTACAGTTCATTACAATGGTTGAATATGGAAAGAACGGAGGAAGAAGTAAAACCGCAGTTTGAGCAAACTGAGTTGCCATTTACTGATGTGCTAGTTAACGTAGGCGCTGAAGTAACGCCTGTTGATATTATTGCTCAGCGTTCTTCATTACCTATAACTGAGGTCATGACAAAGCTCCTTGAGCTGGAATTACTGGGTAAGGTGACTGTGGTTGCTGGTGGTTATGTGCGTGTGAATTAA